One genomic region from Leifsonia poae encodes:
- a CDS encoding alpha/beta hydrolase encodes MSPRPPIAAELAAHLPTGEPSRPFVDGPQGVTELRAAMREYEESVAEVREQTGAQIDEVVVGGVPVIVVRPPAGDPQRGVVLNIHGGGLIAGSHLSVLGSNVRTALGLGCTMVIPDYRLAPEHPYPAALDDVHAVWEWMLTGGLGAETGLSRTVVMGGSAGGLLAASLILRLRERGGDGPDALVLVQPQLDDRNTQPSTHEIDLAHFWDRPSNLQSWAMYLAGTDALPVEAVPARATDLAGFPPTFIEIGQVDLFRDEELEFAARLSRAGVPVEAHLWAGAFHGFDGLTETRTAQRAIADRLAYLRFALSGA; translated from the coding sequence GTGAGCCCGCGCCCGCCGATCGCGGCCGAGTTGGCGGCACACCTCCCCACGGGCGAGCCGTCCCGCCCGTTCGTGGACGGGCCGCAGGGCGTCACCGAGCTTCGCGCCGCCATGCGCGAGTACGAGGAGTCCGTCGCGGAGGTGCGGGAGCAGACCGGGGCGCAGATCGATGAAGTGGTCGTCGGCGGTGTGCCCGTGATCGTCGTGCGCCCGCCCGCCGGCGACCCGCAACGCGGCGTCGTGCTGAACATCCACGGCGGCGGTCTGATCGCCGGGAGTCACTTGTCCGTGCTCGGTTCGAACGTCCGCACGGCCCTCGGACTCGGCTGCACCATGGTCATCCCCGACTACCGGCTCGCACCGGAGCATCCCTATCCCGCGGCGCTCGACGATGTGCACGCCGTCTGGGAGTGGATGCTCACCGGCGGCCTCGGTGCCGAGACCGGCCTCAGCCGCACCGTCGTCATGGGTGGGAGCGCCGGCGGGCTGCTCGCCGCGAGCCTGATCCTCCGGCTGCGGGAGCGTGGTGGCGACGGCCCCGACGCCCTCGTCTTGGTGCAGCCGCAGCTCGACGATCGCAACACCCAGCCGTCGACGCACGAGATCGATCTGGCCCACTTCTGGGACCGGCCGTCGAACCTGCAGAGCTGGGCGATGTACCTCGCCGGAACGGATGCGCTCCCCGTCGAGGCCGTCCCGGCACGCGCGACCGACCTCGCGGGGTTCCCGCCGACCTTCATCGAGATCGGGCAGGTCGATCTCTTCCGCGATGAAGAGCTGGAGTTCGCCGCCCGGTTGAGCCGGGCCGGTGTCCCCGTGGAGGCGCACCTGTGGGCCGGCGCCTTCCACGGTTTCGATGGGCTCACCGAGACCAGAACGGCACAGCGCGCCATCGCCGACCGGCTCGCCTATCTGCGGTTCGCCCTCTCAGGCGCCTGA
- a CDS encoding carbohydrate ABC transporter permease, whose amino-acid sequence MADEDTAPAPSPRPGRRRRRLSPARFAVVIICAAVAVSTIYPFVFMAFTSLKTPQDYVDNKLGLPIPPTLQNFFTALSGDLGISFVNSVVTVGAGTILTVILGCMSGFAFAFLRFPFRGALLRLIMIIMVLPVTVLIPPIFKVILDLGLVDTYPGLVLLYVGLSIPAGVYMMATFFLAIPRELVESARIDGASPFRVFRSVAIPLARPAFITLGTFTFLGLWNELLFSLLIMSSPDHRTLPVAITLLRQSVQNPTLVQDAIIAAGLLLSAALPFLLFVLFNRQITQGMVAGALK is encoded by the coding sequence GTGGCCGACGAGGACACCGCACCCGCACCCTCGCCCCGTCCCGGCCGCCGCCGGCGTCGGCTCTCACCCGCGCGGTTCGCGGTGGTGATCATCTGCGCAGCCGTGGCCGTGTCCACCATCTACCCGTTCGTCTTCATGGCGTTCACCTCCCTGAAGACTCCGCAGGATTATGTCGACAACAAGCTCGGCCTCCCCATCCCGCCGACGCTGCAGAACTTCTTCACCGCACTCTCTGGCGACCTCGGAATCTCGTTCGTGAACAGTGTCGTCACGGTCGGTGCCGGCACGATCCTGACGGTGATCCTCGGCTGTATGTCGGGGTTCGCATTCGCGTTCCTGCGGTTCCCGTTCCGGGGCGCGCTGCTGCGGCTGATCATGATCATCATGGTGCTGCCGGTGACGGTGCTCATCCCGCCGATCTTCAAGGTCATCCTCGACCTGGGTCTCGTCGACACCTATCCGGGCCTCGTCCTGCTTTACGTGGGGCTCAGTATCCCGGCGGGTGTGTACATGATGGCGACCTTCTTCCTGGCGATCCCGCGGGAACTGGTCGAGTCTGCGCGGATCGACGGCGCATCCCCGTTCCGTGTCTTCCGCAGCGTCGCGATCCCACTCGCCCGCCCTGCGTTCATCACGCTCGGGACGTTCACCTTCTTGGGGTTGTGGAACGAATTGCTCTTCTCACTGCTGATCATGTCGAGTCCGGACCATCGCACGCTCCCGGTTGCCATTACCCTCCTGCGGCAGAGTGTGCAGAACCCGACCCTGGTTCAGGATGCGATCATCGCGGCCGGTCTACTGCTGTCGGCGGCGCTGCCGTTCCTCCTATTCGTGCTGTTCAACCGGCAGATCACGCAGGGCATGGTCGCGGGAGCGCTCAAGTGA
- a CDS encoding carbohydrate ABC transporter permease, protein MSTNVRADTPVGVTGGRRRVRKYSSFGTLALFLGPSLLIIVLLRIWPVIQGAFIAFTQWDGIRQPVFNGLDNFDRMLHDPVLLTALGNTGKILILAPVWILVPLLLAAVIHDRIPGAPFFKISYVLPVLVSPAVIGVLFVIILGPDGPLNIALRSIGLGALAVNWTVDTTLVMWIVAGMLIWSTFGLGVLLFSAGLSSVDESLYEAARIDGANWIQRFWYVTVPSVRGVVEYWTVMVVIMAFSSAIVLGYAFSQGGPGYSSTTVDLFIYNQAFRYGAPGYATAIGITLFLLIGILLVIFLRLSRRRGENMFDDSGTPL, encoded by the coding sequence ATGAGCACGAATGTGAGAGCCGATACGCCGGTGGGTGTCACCGGCGGCAGACGCCGGGTGCGCAAGTACTCGTCGTTCGGAACGCTCGCCCTGTTCCTCGGGCCGTCGCTGCTCATCATCGTCCTGCTGCGGATCTGGCCGGTGATCCAGGGGGCGTTCATCGCCTTCACCCAGTGGGACGGCATCCGTCAGCCGGTCTTCAACGGTCTCGACAACTTCGACAGGATGCTGCACGACCCGGTGCTCCTGACTGCGCTCGGGAACACAGGCAAGATTCTGATCCTCGCTCCAGTGTGGATCCTGGTGCCACTGCTGCTCGCGGCCGTGATCCACGACCGGATTCCCGGGGCGCCCTTCTTCAAGATCTCCTATGTGCTCCCGGTGCTGGTCTCTCCGGCTGTCATCGGTGTGCTCTTCGTGATCATCCTCGGCCCGGACGGCCCGCTCAACATCGCGCTGAGGTCGATCGGTCTCGGTGCACTCGCCGTCAACTGGACTGTCGACACGACCCTCGTCATGTGGATCGTCGCCGGGATGCTGATCTGGTCGACCTTCGGCCTGGGTGTGCTCCTGTTCAGCGCCGGGCTCTCATCGGTCGATGAGAGCCTCTACGAGGCCGCGCGCATCGACGGCGCGAACTGGATCCAGCGGTTCTGGTACGTCACGGTCCCCTCGGTGCGTGGCGTCGTCGAGTACTGGACGGTGATGGTCGTCATCATGGCGTTCTCCTCCGCGATCGTGCTCGGGTACGCCTTCTCGCAGGGCGGACCGGGATACTCCTCGACGACCGTCGACCTCTTCATCTACAACCAGGCGTTCCGGTACGGGGCGCCGGGATACGCAACCGCGATCGGCATCACGCTCTTCCTGCTGATCGGCATCCTGCTCGTGATCTTCCTCCGGCTCTCCCGCCGGCGGGGAGAGAACATGTTCGACGATTCGGGGACCCCACTGTGA
- a CDS encoding ABC transporter substrate-binding protein encodes MQRKMRRSLSIAATAAIAFGLAACAQSGSSAGNDDGSSTGTIKVWDLLVGSDKNWKAVMDKVDTEFAKEHPGVKVDRIAQPADPATIHQLMQAAAQSKNGPDLVMIWAWGDVLTLKPSLVPIDKYISQKERDSLSGWEGVTFDDKTYGVPIGLQGLGISYNTKLFEQAGLDPDKPPTSTDEILKACTALNAAGITPIGGGNKEGYLSGWTTSTLYAGSATTAQAQKTATYTAPFNAPPFSDAAAGVMKLVDGKCFDPNMPATPWYPDGFQKFQDGKAAMQFTIYSQFAYMQDPKIGPYVKFIPSIENTRKPEFLPAGAMNVWAVTTFSQHKKLAAELALFQESAKFQQERLDKAGYFPNNKGVSLDEFLKTHAGAAPLVDMLKKGEKTFLPVHNMQDSKTNDIYQSQLELVMLGQTTLKDALQATEDSRKQQFPVLMAK; translated from the coding sequence ATGCAACGCAAGATGAGGCGATCACTGTCGATCGCCGCCACGGCAGCCATCGCCTTCGGCCTCGCAGCCTGCGCCCAGTCGGGCTCGTCTGCCGGCAACGACGATGGGTCCTCGACAGGCACCATCAAGGTCTGGGACCTCCTCGTCGGCAGCGACAAGAACTGGAAAGCCGTCATGGACAAGGTCGACACCGAGTTCGCGAAGGAGCATCCGGGCGTCAAGGTCGACCGGATCGCCCAGCCGGCCGACCCGGCCACGATCCACCAGCTGATGCAGGCTGCAGCGCAATCGAAGAACGGCCCCGACCTCGTGATGATCTGGGCCTGGGGGGACGTCCTGACGCTGAAGCCCTCGCTCGTCCCGATCGACAAGTACATCTCGCAGAAGGAACGCGACAGCCTCTCCGGTTGGGAAGGCGTCACCTTCGACGACAAGACGTACGGCGTTCCGATCGGCCTCCAAGGCCTCGGCATCTCCTACAACACCAAGCTGTTCGAGCAGGCGGGACTCGATCCCGACAAGCCGCCGACCTCGACCGATGAGATCCTCAAGGCGTGCACGGCGCTGAACGCCGCCGGCATCACCCCGATCGGCGGCGGCAACAAGGAGGGCTACCTCAGCGGTTGGACCACCTCCACCCTCTATGCCGGATCGGCCACCACCGCGCAAGCGCAGAAGACGGCCACATACACGGCGCCGTTCAACGCCCCGCCCTTCTCCGACGCCGCTGCCGGCGTCATGAAGCTCGTCGACGGCAAATGCTTCGACCCGAACATGCCGGCGACGCCCTGGTACCCGGACGGGTTCCAGAAGTTCCAAGACGGCAAAGCCGCCATGCAGTTCACCATCTACAGTCAGTTCGCCTACATGCAGGACCCGAAGATCGGCCCGTACGTGAAGTTCATCCCGTCGATCGAGAACACCCGGAAGCCCGAGTTCTTGCCGGCCGGCGCCATGAACGTCTGGGCGGTGACGACCTTCTCGCAGCACAAGAAGCTTGCGGCCGAGCTCGCGCTCTTCCAGGAGAGCGCCAAGTTCCAGCAGGAACGGCTCGACAAGGCCGGCTACTTCCCCAACAACAAGGGAGTCAGTCTCGATGAGTTCCTGAAGACGCACGCGGGCGCCGCCCCGCTCGTCGACATGCTGAAGAAGGGGGAGAAGACCTTCCTTCCGGTGCACAACATGCAGGACTCGAAGACGAACGACATCTATCAGAGCCAGCTCGAGCTCGTCATGCTCGGGCAGACCACTCTGAAGGATGCGCTGCAGGCGACCGAGGACTCGCGCAAGCAGCAGTTCCCGGTCCTCATGGCCAAGTAG
- a CDS encoding mandelate racemase/muconate lactonizing enzyme family protein — protein MKITQIVTTVVGTPWRELTFVEVETDDGRVGVGEVRMVNKTETLLAAIQELAERYVIGTDPFDVERIAWGVLWKEYGRAGEVAQSALAAIDIACWDLIGQACGQPIWRLLGGKFRDVVPAYANGWYQGDRDPAAIAELAQTVVARGYRGLKLDPFGAASADLSTSELDRSVRIVEAVRDAIGDDVQIMIEMHGRFRSATATRAAAALDHLAPTWLEEPVPPGNIHGLRNVRRSTRLPIATGERIHELEELAPLLEEGLVDTLQVDLTHFGGFTGLRRVASWASAYNVPLAPHNVCGPVGTAANVHFGIATPNFQILEHFNDFADSWVLDLVDAPLSVDPATGGFAAPTRPGLGVRLDRERAAEHPSNGATFNLFAVGWEKREGTPLTAGLGSN, from the coding sequence ATGAAGATTACGCAGATCGTCACGACAGTCGTCGGCACGCCATGGCGTGAGCTGACGTTCGTCGAAGTCGAGACGGACGACGGCCGGGTGGGTGTCGGCGAGGTGCGGATGGTGAACAAGACCGAGACCCTCCTCGCCGCGATCCAGGAACTCGCCGAGCGATACGTGATCGGAACCGACCCCTTCGATGTGGAGCGCATCGCCTGGGGTGTTCTCTGGAAAGAGTACGGCCGGGCCGGCGAGGTCGCGCAGTCTGCGCTCGCCGCGATCGACATCGCGTGCTGGGACCTGATCGGCCAGGCGTGCGGTCAGCCGATCTGGCGGCTGCTCGGCGGCAAATTCCGCGACGTCGTGCCCGCCTACGCGAACGGGTGGTACCAGGGTGACCGCGACCCGGCGGCGATCGCCGAGTTGGCGCAGACCGTCGTCGCCCGCGGCTACCGCGGACTCAAGCTCGACCCCTTCGGGGCTGCCTCGGCCGACCTCAGCACATCCGAACTCGACCGTTCGGTGCGCATCGTCGAGGCGGTTCGGGATGCTATCGGCGACGATGTGCAGATCATGATCGAGATGCACGGCCGGTTCCGCTCGGCCACCGCCACCCGCGCTGCCGCAGCGCTCGACCACCTCGCGCCGACCTGGCTCGAAGAGCCGGTCCCGCCGGGCAACATCCACGGGCTGCGGAACGTGCGACGCTCCACCCGGCTCCCCATCGCCACCGGCGAGCGCATCCACGAGCTCGAAGAACTCGCCCCTCTGCTGGAGGAGGGCCTCGTCGACACCCTTCAGGTCGACCTCACCCACTTCGGTGGGTTCACCGGGCTTCGCCGCGTTGCGTCGTGGGCCTCGGCATACAACGTGCCGCTCGCGCCGCACAACGTCTGCGGCCCGGTCGGAACCGCCGCGAACGTCCACTTCGGCATCGCGACGCCCAATTTCCAGATCCTGGAGCACTTCAACGACTTCGCCGACTCCTGGGTGCTCGACCTCGTCGACGCCCCCCTGTCGGTCGACCCGGCAACGGGCGGCTTCGCCGCTCCCACCCGACCCGGTCTCGGCGTCCGCCTCGACCGCGAACGTGCAGCCGAACACCCCAGCAACGGTGCGACCTTCAACCTCTTCGCCGTCGGGTGGGAGAAACGCGAGGGCACCCCCTTGACCGCGGGCCTCGGCTCGAACTGA
- a CDS encoding FadR/GntR family transcriptional regulator produces the protein MSQSKPNGEGADAASSAMRRVVERVEELVFDELEPGHELPSEGALAQDLGVSRLTVREGMRQLSARGLIEVHNGRKPVVAAPNGKGVGDFFRTAIRRDPRALLDLLEVRQAIEVQVAVLAARNASRASLTAMQAAIDGMRRSIDAPEDFIEADVQFHELLAAASGNQLLTILIEELSDSQRSSRVQSVLGHERLGRRLDEVLDQHATILGCVERRDEAGAAAAMRVHLRSTERDLTAALR, from the coding sequence ATGAGTCAGAGCAAGCCGAACGGCGAAGGGGCCGACGCCGCGAGCAGCGCAATGCGCCGCGTCGTCGAGCGCGTCGAGGAGTTGGTCTTCGACGAGTTGGAGCCGGGCCATGAGCTTCCGTCGGAGGGCGCGCTGGCGCAGGATCTCGGCGTGAGTCGCCTGACCGTTCGCGAGGGCATGCGCCAGCTGAGCGCACGCGGGCTCATCGAGGTCCACAATGGCCGGAAGCCCGTGGTCGCCGCACCGAACGGGAAGGGTGTCGGTGACTTCTTCCGCACCGCGATCCGCCGCGATCCGCGTGCTCTGCTCGACCTGCTCGAGGTGCGTCAGGCGATCGAGGTGCAGGTGGCCGTTCTCGCCGCCCGCAATGCCAGCCGGGCCAGCCTCACGGCCATGCAGGCCGCGATCGACGGCATGAGGCGCTCGATCGACGCGCCGGAGGACTTCATCGAAGCCGATGTGCAGTTCCACGAGTTGTTGGCCGCCGCGAGCGGCAATCAGCTTCTCACGATCCTGATCGAGGAGCTTTCGGACTCGCAGCGTTCGTCCCGCGTGCAGAGTGTTCTCGGGCACGAGCGCCTGGGGCGCCGTCTGGACGAGGTGCTCGACCAGCACGCCACGATCCTCGGCTGCGTGGAGCGTCGCGACGAGGCCGGCGCGGCCGCCGCTATGCGGGTGCACCTCCGCAGCACCGAGCGCGACCTCACCGCTGCCCTGCGCTGA